One window of Marinobacterium aestuarii genomic DNA carries:
- the fliG gene encoding flagellar motor switch protein FliG produces MSDDAGGGALDDIEKAAILLISLGEADAAEVLKHLGPKEVQRIGYAMTRLNNVPQSQVEAVVSDFMHVVSDQTGIGINNDRYIRAMLNQALGEEKAKTLIDRILMSTNTSGLDTLRWMEARQIAEVIRFEHPQIQAVVIAYLDPDQAAHVLTYFDDRVRLDILMRVSALDQIQPQALQELNDMFEAQFTGRGSSSQTSTLGGIKATASIMNFIDSSVEAEVMDGIREADEGLASQIADLMFVFDNLQDLDDKGVQVLLREVSTDLLVIALKGADTALQEKIFKNMSKRAAELLRDDLEAKGPVRVSEVEAAQKEILTVARRLADEGEIMLAGGGEELI; encoded by the coding sequence ATGAGTGATGACGCCGGGGGCGGCGCCCTGGATGATATTGAAAAGGCAGCGATACTGCTGATCAGTCTGGGCGAGGCGGATGCGGCCGAGGTGCTCAAGCATCTGGGCCCCAAGGAAGTGCAGCGCATTGGTTATGCCATGACGCGCCTGAATAACGTGCCGCAGTCGCAGGTTGAGGCCGTTGTGTCGGACTTCATGCATGTGGTCAGCGATCAGACCGGCATTGGCATCAATAATGACCGCTATATTCGCGCCATGCTGAATCAGGCGCTGGGTGAGGAAAAGGCCAAGACCCTGATCGATCGTATCCTCATGAGCACCAATACGTCGGGGCTCGATACGCTGCGCTGGATGGAAGCACGCCAGATCGCCGAAGTCATCCGCTTCGAGCATCCGCAGATTCAGGCGGTAGTGATCGCTTACCTCGACCCTGATCAGGCAGCCCATGTGCTGACCTACTTCGACGACCGGGTACGGCTCGATATACTGATGCGCGTCTCGGCGCTGGATCAGATTCAGCCCCAGGCGCTGCAGGAGCTGAACGACATGTTCGAGGCGCAGTTCACCGGCCGCGGCTCCAGCAGCCAGACGTCCACCCTCGGCGGTATCAAGGCCACGGCCAGCATCATGAACTTTATCGACAGCAGCGTGGAGGCCGAGGTGATGGATGGCATTCGCGAGGCCGATGAAGGCCTGGCATCGCAGATCGCCGATCTGATGTTTGTCTTCGACAACCTGCAGGATCTGGACGACAAGGGCGTGCAGGTACTGCTGCGCGAAGTCTCCACCGACCTGCTGGTTATCGCGCTCAAGGGCGCCGATACGGCACTGCAGGAGAAAATATTCAAGAACATGTCCAAGCGTGCCGCCGAGCTGTTGCGTGATGATCTGGAGGCCAAGGGGCCTGTGCGGGTCAGCGAAGTGGAAGCGGCGCAGAAGGAAATCCTCACAGTGGCACGTCGCCTGGCCGATGAGGGCGAGATCATGCTCGCCGGCGGTGGCGAGGAACTGATCTGA
- a CDS encoding flagellar assembly protein FliH translates to MNPSDKKPTRIPAADVGLVLPWQLPSVQGEHLVALVQRQASAVEEQLEPEEQLFGGAKMTLAELERITDEARQEGLDEGYREGLAKGLAEGRLKGHAEGLKQGKVEIDRSLARLSQLLGELEAPLAQQSEQLEQCLLSLVTSLARAVTGHELSSQPALILQAVQEALAQLPSEGGAVRIHVNPEDEVLLQPLVEARDDRELVPDAGISAGGCVIKTANCRVDSSIESRFRQAADQLLSRLAESGPDDSAK, encoded by the coding sequence ATGAACCCATCTGACAAAAAGCCGACACGTATCCCCGCCGCCGATGTGGGTCTGGTGCTGCCCTGGCAGTTGCCCAGTGTGCAGGGCGAGCATCTGGTGGCGCTGGTACAGCGGCAGGCGTCAGCGGTGGAGGAGCAGCTGGAGCCCGAGGAGCAGCTGTTTGGCGGCGCCAAGATGACGCTGGCGGAACTGGAGCGCATTACCGATGAGGCGCGCCAGGAAGGGCTGGATGAAGGTTATCGCGAAGGGCTCGCCAAGGGACTCGCAGAGGGGCGCTTAAAGGGCCATGCAGAAGGTTTGAAGCAGGGCAAGGTCGAGATTGATCGCTCCCTCGCACGTCTGTCGCAGTTGCTGGGTGAGCTCGAAGCGCCGCTGGCCCAGCAAAGCGAGCAGCTGGAGCAGTGCCTGCTGAGCCTGGTGACCTCCCTGGCCCGGGCGGTCACCGGGCATGAACTCAGCAGCCAGCCGGCGCTGATTTTGCAGGCGGTGCAGGAAGCCCTGGCGCAGCTGCCCAGCGAAGGCGGCGCCGTGCGGATTCATGTGAATCCGGAAGACGAAGTGCTGCTGCAGCCGCTGGTGGAGGCGCGGGATGATCGCGAGCTGGTACCCGATGCCGGCATCAGCGCCGGCGGCTGTGTGATCAAGACCGCCAACTGCCGGGTGGATAGCAGTATAGAGAGCCGTTTTCGCCAGGCTGCCGATCAATTGCTGTCACGTCTGGCTGAGTCTGGCCCCGATGACAGCGCCAAATGA
- the fliI gene encoding flagellar protein export ATPase FliI has product MSRLLQRMQRHLDLKYSAVRPLVEGRITRLIGLTLEAVGLQVAIGDNCEIQVRPGVRVEAEVVGFSGDRIYLMPLDSIDGLQPGARITPLGGAGQVDVGPGLLGRVLNGVGKPLDGKGPIEATERVSLGGEVINPLNRHPIERTLDVGIRAINSLLTVGRGQRLGLFAGSGVGKSVLLGMMTRYTEADIIIVGLIGERGREVKEFIEHNLGAAGLARSVVVASPADDSPLMRLRAAQLATRIAEYFRAQGRNVLLLMDSLTRYAQAQREIALAVGEPPATKGYPPSVFAKLPRLVERAGNGATGGGSITAFYTVLTEGDDQQDPVADAARAILDGHVVLSRRLAEQGHYPAIDVEASISRAMPAIVGEGHLALAMRFKQLMSRYQQNEDLITVGAYSKGSDADTDFAIERMPVLRSFLQQSLNEAKPMAQCIQELSMVLSPPPKPSMGNPAAVTPVAGVRR; this is encoded by the coding sequence ATGTCCCGTCTGCTGCAGCGCATGCAACGCCATCTGGATCTCAAGTACAGCGCCGTCCGCCCGCTGGTGGAAGGTCGCATCACCCGCCTGATTGGTCTGACGCTTGAAGCCGTGGGTCTGCAGGTCGCCATCGGCGACAACTGCGAGATTCAGGTGCGCCCCGGTGTGCGGGTCGAGGCTGAAGTGGTGGGCTTTTCCGGAGATCGCATTTACCTGATGCCGCTGGACAGTATCGATGGCCTGCAACCGGGTGCCCGCATCACACCGCTGGGCGGCGCAGGCCAGGTGGATGTGGGGCCCGGCCTGCTGGGGCGGGTGCTCAACGGCGTCGGCAAGCCGCTGGATGGCAAGGGCCCGATCGAGGCTACCGAGCGTGTCTCCCTGGGCGGTGAAGTTATCAATCCGCTGAATCGCCACCCCATCGAACGGACGCTGGATGTGGGCATTCGCGCCATCAATTCGTTGCTGACCGTCGGGCGTGGCCAGCGTCTGGGCCTGTTTGCCGGCAGTGGCGTGGGCAAGTCGGTGCTGCTGGGCATGATGACCCGCTATACCGAGGCCGACATCATCATCGTGGGCCTGATCGGGGAGCGTGGCCGCGAGGTCAAGGAATTCATCGAACACAACCTGGGGGCCGCCGGTCTGGCGCGCTCGGTGGTGGTAGCATCCCCTGCCGACGACTCACCCCTGATGCGCCTGCGGGCCGCGCAGCTGGCGACCCGCATTGCCGAATATTTTCGCGCCCAGGGGCGTAATGTACTGCTGCTGATGGACTCCCTCACGCGCTATGCCCAGGCCCAGCGCGAAATCGCCCTGGCGGTGGGCGAGCCGCCGGCCACCAAGGGATATCCGCCGTCGGTGTTTGCCAAGCTGCCGCGTCTGGTGGAGCGGGCGGGCAATGGCGCGACCGGGGGCGGTTCCATCACGGCTTTTTATACGGTGCTGACCGAAGGCGACGATCAGCAGGATCCGGTAGCCGACGCTGCCCGGGCCATTCTGGATGGTCATGTGGTGCTGTCGCGCCGCCTGGCCGAGCAGGGCCACTATCCCGCCATCGACGTCGAGGCCTCCATCAGCCGGGCGATGCCCGCTATCGTGGGTGAGGGGCATCTGGCGCTGGCCATGCGTTTCAAGCAGCTGATGTCGCGTTATCAGCAGAACGAAGACCTGATTACCGTGGGTGCCTACAGCAAGGGCAGTGATGCAGATACTGACTTCGCCATCGAGCGCATGCCGGTGCTGCGCAGTTTTCTGCAGCAGAGCCTGAATGAGGCGAAACCCATGGCGCAGTGCATTCAGGAGCTGTCGATGGTGCTGTCGCCACCGCCCAAGCCCAGCATGGGTAATCCCGCCGCTGTCACGCCTGTTGCCGGAGTACGGCGATGA
- the fliJ gene encoding flagellar export protein FliJ, protein MKKRSQRMALLQDLAQRKKRQADQFLADSQARVNQGEATLLQLEQFLGEYQQQFQQQGQAGVAVGQMLMARAFVEKIEASIRQHRETMKTNAEQLQQVEQYWRQVYGHQCAMKNLTERALTQERAEAEKQLQKELDERSQRVRTPFI, encoded by the coding sequence ATGAAAAAGCGCTCCCAGCGCATGGCCTTGCTGCAGGATCTGGCGCAGCGAAAAAAGCGCCAGGCGGACCAGTTTCTGGCCGACAGTCAGGCGCGGGTGAATCAGGGTGAGGCGACGTTGCTGCAGCTCGAACAGTTCCTGGGTGAATACCAGCAGCAGTTTCAGCAGCAGGGGCAGGCGGGTGTCGCTGTGGGTCAGATGCTGATGGCGCGGGCTTTTGTGGAGAAAATCGAAGCCAGTATTCGCCAGCACCGCGAGACCATGAAAACCAACGCCGAGCAGTTGCAACAGGTCGAGCAATACTGGCGTCAGGTGTACGGCCACCAGTGCGCGATGAAAAACCTGACTGAACGTGCTCTGACTCAGGAGCGCGCCGAGGCGGAAAAACAGTTGCAAAAGGAACTCGATGAGCGCTCGCAGCGGGTGCGCACACCCTTCATCTGA
- a CDS encoding flagellar hook-length control protein FliK, with translation MLAPLSPVISVTSLSRPAVTAAGAGSAPSAPGVVDFSGVLAAERAGGEKLPQPQATEPAENSGGKSLPGVGDNPASTDVAAEAGADIEGSVGADARASAQMRREQGFAPASLQAQARAAEGSAVINGVPARAEPVAESELSIQQANADAALSSALESAGQIAKQEMDQAAEPLLSPSGARAPLAVQDESGPWVGVVPQVAVATESANISTVDGDGDGDGDGAARAPAVDNSAVDIAGAVSANAAAASAPPVDIQTLMSAIQREAGQALPPAVIRALQAQQAQQVQHAEQRLEAAPAAATPGLNTEPVLAGSPPRLPGAELAPVSVTPNPGLAPQNADAGAEQTRVRLSAADAMVRLAGAAEAGADQGDDSTLQAGVLRTGAEGTRAAQPLNPLPAQLQSMPPGLSLGLSQGNAAWGQAISERVLLMTAGSLQVAEIRLDPPELGTLHVRLQLNQDQASLSFSSPHAQVRDALEQQMPRLREMLAEQGLNLESSSVADDSERRERSAPDAGQGTGLMAEQDEDTAITVVPVAASSRSLVDDYA, from the coding sequence ATGCTTGCCCCTTTATCGCCTGTCATCTCTGTCACTTCGTTGTCCAGGCCCGCTGTGACAGCCGCCGGCGCTGGCTCTGCGCCTTCAGCGCCCGGAGTTGTGGATTTTTCCGGCGTACTGGCCGCAGAGCGTGCCGGCGGCGAAAAATTGCCGCAGCCCCAGGCGACAGAGCCCGCTGAAAACAGCGGCGGCAAGAGCCTGCCAGGCGTTGGGGATAATCCAGCCAGCACCGATGTTGCCGCTGAGGCGGGCGCAGATATTGAGGGGAGTGTTGGGGCGGATGCACGAGCCTCCGCGCAAATGCGTCGGGAGCAGGGCTTTGCGCCCGCATCGCTACAGGCCCAGGCCCGTGCGGCCGAGGGGAGTGCGGTGATCAATGGTGTGCCTGCCAGGGCTGAGCCAGTGGCTGAGTCTGAACTCTCTATCCAGCAAGCCAATGCCGATGCTGCATTGTCGTCGGCTTTAGAGTCGGCCGGTCAGATTGCGAAGCAAGAGATGGATCAGGCGGCTGAGCCGTTGCTGTCGCCGTCCGGGGCCAGGGCGCCCTTAGCCGTGCAGGATGAAAGCGGGCCTTGGGTTGGGGTTGTGCCGCAAGTTGCAGTGGCGACTGAGAGCGCAAATATCAGCACAGTTGATGGCGATGGCGATGGCGATGGCGATGGCGCGGCGCGGGCACCGGCTGTAGATAATTCAGCCGTGGATATCGCGGGCGCGGTTAGCGCGAATGCAGCGGCGGCCAGTGCGCCGCCTGTGGATATTCAGACCCTGATGAGCGCGATTCAGCGTGAGGCCGGCCAGGCACTGCCGCCGGCGGTAATTCGTGCCTTGCAGGCGCAGCAAGCCCAGCAAGTTCAACATGCAGAACAGCGTCTTGAGGCCGCACCGGCGGCTGCTACGCCAGGGTTGAATACTGAGCCTGTGCTGGCGGGCTCACCGCCGCGCCTGCCGGGCGCTGAGCTAGCGCCTGTTTCTGTTACGCCTAACCCGGGTCTTGCACCGCAGAACGCTGATGCCGGTGCAGAGCAGACCCGAGTGCGCCTGAGTGCGGCGGATGCGATGGTGCGCCTCGCAGGCGCAGCTGAAGCGGGCGCCGATCAGGGCGATGACAGTACCCTGCAGGCAGGGGTGCTGCGAACCGGTGCTGAAGGAACTCGGGCGGCGCAGCCGCTGAATCCGCTACCGGCGCAGCTGCAAAGTATGCCGCCCGGGCTTTCGCTGGGCCTGTCACAGGGTAATGCCGCCTGGGGGCAGGCCATTTCGGAGCGGGTACTGCTAATGACGGCGGGCAGTCTGCAGGTGGCCGAAATTCGGCTGGATCCGCCGGAACTGGGCACTCTGCATGTGCGCCTGCAGCTGAATCAGGATCAGGCGAGCCTTAGCTTTAGCTCGCCCCACGCCCAGGTGAGGGATGCGCTGGAACAGCAGATGCCGCGCCTGCGCGAGATGCTGGCAGAGCAGGGGCTCAATCTTGAAAGCAGTTCGGTGGCCGATGATTCAGAGCGGCGCGAACGCTCTGCACCCGATGCCGGCCAGGGTACTGGGCTGATGGCCGAGCAGGATGAGGATACGGCCATAACGGTGGTGCCCGTGGCGGCGTCCAGCCGGTCACTGGTGGATGATTACGCCTGA
- a CDS encoding flagellar basal body-associated FliL family protein translates to MAQDNAVEDGAAGKSAKSGRLMMVAAVLLALLIGGGGVAAFFMFTGSDTAPAGGDTAAPVVKAKALYTKIRTLEGRPMFVVTLASDDGKRHFLQTYIEAKSRDQEVVDVLTLHMPLIVARLNALFSTQKFEQLQTMDGKIQLRTEALELLQGILQEKAGRPGVEALLFTNFVMQ, encoded by the coding sequence ATGGCACAGGATAATGCAGTGGAAGATGGGGCAGCGGGCAAGTCGGCAAAGTCGGGTCGCCTGATGATGGTGGCGGCAGTATTGCTGGCACTGCTGATCGGTGGCGGCGGTGTCGCGGCCTTCTTCATGTTTACCGGTAGCGATACGGCCCCAGCCGGGGGTGACACGGCGGCGCCTGTGGTCAAGGCCAAGGCGCTCTATACCAAGATACGCACCCTCGAAGGCCGGCCGATGTTTGTGGTGACCCTGGCCTCGGATGATGGCAAACGGCACTTTCTGCAGACCTATATCGAAGCCAAGAGCCGTGATCAGGAAGTGGTTGATGTGCTGACGCTGCACATGCCGCTGATCGTGGCCCGGCTGAACGCACTTTTCTCGACCCAGAAGTTCGAACAGTTACAGACCATGGATGGCAAGATCCAGTTGCGCACCGAGGCGCTGGAGCTGCTGCAGGGAATTTTGCAGGAAAAGGCAGGGCGCCCCGGTGTGGAAGCGCTGCTGTTTACCAATTTTGTCATGCAGTAA
- the fliM gene encoding flagellar motor switch protein FliM yields the protein MSVKDLLSQDEIDALLHGVDDGDIGTGDEAEELESGGVKSYDLASQERIVRGRMPALELINERFARHTRLTLFNLLRRTVDVTVGGVQVMKYGDYVHTLYLPTSMNLVKALPLKGTALFILDAKLVFKLVDNFFGGDGRQAKIEGRDFTPTETRLVRKVLGQLFADLEEAWRPLMNLHFEHIGHEMNPAMANVVSPTEVVVVSTFQVDLEGGSGELQVTMPYSMLEPIRDLLVSSFQPAEREGDERWMQALRRDIMSADVDLNLQLAQRDMTLRDVMALEVGDVIPVEIPQELILRAAGVPTFSCRLGVSRSNLAVKIIDQVKATD from the coding sequence ATGTCGGTTAAAGATCTGCTGTCACAGGATGAGATTGATGCCCTGCTTCACGGCGTGGACGATGGTGACATCGGCACCGGCGATGAGGCAGAGGAACTCGAATCCGGTGGTGTAAAGTCCTACGACCTGGCGAGCCAGGAGCGGATCGTGCGCGGGCGCATGCCGGCGCTGGAGCTGATTAACGAACGTTTTGCCCGTCACACCCGTCTGACCCTGTTCAACCTGCTGCGCCGCACCGTGGATGTGACGGTCGGCGGCGTGCAGGTCATGAAGTACGGCGACTATGTGCATACGCTCTACCTGCCGACCAGCATGAATCTGGTGAAAGCCCTGCCGCTCAAGGGCACGGCCCTGTTTATCCTGGACGCCAAGCTGGTGTTCAAGCTGGTCGACAACTTCTTCGGGGGGGATGGTCGTCAGGCCAAGATCGAGGGGCGGGATTTTACCCCAACCGAAACCCGGCTGGTGCGCAAGGTACTCGGTCAGCTGTTTGCCGACCTTGAAGAGGCCTGGCGTCCGCTGATGAATCTGCACTTCGAGCATATCGGACACGAAATGAATCCGGCCATGGCCAATGTGGTCAGTCCGACTGAAGTGGTGGTGGTCAGCACCTTTCAGGTCGATCTGGAGGGCGGCAGCGGTGAGCTGCAGGTCACCATGCCCTATTCGATGCTGGAGCCCATCCGCGACCTGCTGGTATCGAGCTTTCAGCCCGCCGAGCGCGAGGGTGACGAGCGCTGGATGCAGGCCCTGCGGCGTGACATTATGTCGGCCGATGTGGATTTGAACCTGCAGCTGGCCCAGCGGGACATGACCCTGCGGGATGTGATGGCGCTGGAAGTCGGCGACGTCATTCCGGTGGAAATTCCGCAGGAGCTGATCCTGCGTGCCGCAGGCGTTCCCACCTTTAGCTGCCGCCTGGGGGTGTCCAGATCGAACCTGGCGGTAAAAATCATTGATCAAGTCAAGGCAACCGACTAG
- the fliN gene encoding flagellar motor switch protein FliN → MSDNKDAGSDPQGKGDEWSAAMDEQAGGAAARAVELDELKDESTPVGDPKLDVILDIPVTLSMEVGNTEIAIRNLLQLSQGSVIELGRMAGEPLDVKVNGTLIAHGEVVVVNERYGIRLTDVISPQERIKKLR, encoded by the coding sequence ATGAGTGATAACAAGGACGCGGGTTCTGACCCTCAGGGCAAGGGTGACGAATGGTCCGCCGCCATGGATGAACAAGCCGGCGGTGCCGCGGCACGGGCAGTCGAACTCGATGAGCTGAAAGACGAGTCCACCCCGGTGGGCGACCCCAAACTGGATGTGATCCTGGATATCCCGGTGACCCTGTCCATGGAAGTGGGTAACACCGAGATTGCCATCCGCAATCTGCTGCAACTGAGCCAGGGCTCCGTGATTGAGCTCGGTCGCATGGCCGGCGAGCCGCTGGACGTCAAGGTGAACGGTACCCTGATCGCCCACGGCGAGGTGGTGGTGGTGAACGAGCGTTACGGCATTCGCCTGACGGACGTGATAAGCCCGCAAGAACGCATCAAGAAGCTGCGCTAA
- the fliO gene encoding flagellar biosynthetic protein FliO encodes MRRLFVILLFALAAPAALAQAVASAASSTVAGAVSGAVPGVVSQAQAPLQAEPALGSTLSLAPGSMARPAMQDPVSFAMLGQLLMGLVIVIMAILLVLWLVKRFTGLGVQGHHLKIVAALSLGTREKAVLIEVGGRQLLLGVAPGRVSLLERFDEPVVETDPGAGFGARLREVLERKERQ; translated from the coding sequence ATGCGGCGTCTCTTTGTAATCCTGCTTTTCGCACTGGCGGCACCTGCAGCACTGGCCCAGGCCGTTGCTTCTGCGGCCTCAAGCACTGTCGCCGGAGCTGTGTCAGGTGCCGTGCCAGGCGTGGTATCCCAAGCCCAGGCCCCGTTGCAGGCAGAGCCCGCACTGGGGTCAACTCTGAGTCTGGCGCCCGGTTCCATGGCACGCCCGGCGATGCAGGATCCGGTATCTTTCGCCATGCTTGGCCAGCTGCTGATGGGGCTGGTAATCGTGATCATGGCGATACTGCTGGTGCTCTGGCTGGTTAAGCGTTTTACCGGCCTTGGGGTCCAGGGGCATCATCTGAAAATTGTCGCTGCCCTGTCGCTGGGCACCCGGGAAAAGGCGGTACTGATCGAAGTGGGAGGCCGGCAGCTGCTGCTGGGCGTCGCACCCGGTAGGGTCAGCCTGCTGGAGCGCTTCGATGAGCCAGTGGTGGAAACTGACCCCGGTGCCGGATTCGGCGCCAGGTTGCGTGAAGTGCTGGAACGCAAGGAGCGTCAATGA
- the fliP gene encoding flagellar type III secretion system pore protein FliP (The bacterial flagellar biogenesis protein FliP forms a type III secretion system (T3SS)-type pore required for flagellar assembly.) codes for MTRFWPLLLLPLLVLLALPAAAEDIGIPAVNIITADDGSTSYSVTIQILALMTMLTFLPALIMMMTAFTRIIVVFAILRQALGLQQTPSNQVLMGLALFLTLFIMTPVIERVNIAAVQPYMKGELAPLEAAQAAAAPFRDFMTMQTRESDLELFMRLSKTPRVSSIDEVPFTVLVPAFVTSELKTAFQIGFMLFIPFLVIDLVVASVLMAMGMMMLSPVIISLPFKIMLFVLVDGWVMVVGTLATSFGL; via the coding sequence ATGACACGATTCTGGCCACTGCTGCTGTTGCCCTTATTGGTATTGCTGGCACTGCCCGCAGCTGCTGAAGATATAGGCATACCCGCGGTTAACATCATCACCGCGGATGACGGCAGTACCAGCTATAGCGTGACAATTCAGATTCTCGCGCTCATGACCATGCTGACGTTCCTGCCGGCACTGATCATGATGATGACCGCCTTTACCCGCATTATCGTGGTGTTTGCCATACTGCGTCAGGCGCTGGGGCTGCAGCAGACGCCATCGAATCAGGTGCTCATGGGGCTGGCGCTCTTCCTGACCCTGTTTATCATGACGCCGGTGATCGAGCGGGTGAACATCGCCGCCGTGCAGCCCTATATGAAAGGGGAGCTCGCACCGCTGGAAGCGGCACAGGCGGCGGCGGCGCCCTTTCGTGATTTCATGACCATGCAAACCCGCGAAAGTGACCTTGAGCTCTTTATGCGGCTGTCGAAGACGCCGCGGGTGAGTTCGATTGATGAGGTCCCCTTTACCGTGCTGGTGCCGGCCTTTGTGACCAGTGAGCTCAAAACCGCCTTCCAGATCGGCTTTATGCTGTTTATCCCCTTTCTGGTGATCGATCTGGTGGTGGCCAGTGTACTGATGGCCATGGGCATGATGATGCTGTCGCCGGTTATCATTTCGCTGCCGTTCAAGATCATGCTGTTTGTGCTGGTGGATGGCTGGGTTATGGTGGTTGGGACCCTGGCGACAAGCTTCGGGCTCTGA
- the fliQ gene encoding flagellar biosynthesis protein FliQ, producing MAPQLMLDLFGEALWLVVLLVCVIILPSLMVGLMVSMFQAATQINEQTLSFLPRLIITLGMVMWAGPWIVTRLLDHFRLIFDAIPQMIQVG from the coding sequence ATGGCACCGCAACTGATGCTCGATCTCTTCGGCGAGGCGCTCTGGCTGGTGGTGTTGCTGGTGTGCGTTATTATTCTGCCGAGCCTGATGGTGGGGCTGATGGTCTCCATGTTTCAGGCTGCCACCCAGATTAACGAACAGACGCTGAGCTTTCTGCCGCGTCTGATTATTACCCTGGGCATGGTGATGTGGGCCGGCCCCTGGATCGTGACCCGTCTGCTGGATCACTTTCGCCTCATCTTCGATGCCATTCCCCAGATGATTCAGGTCGGATAG
- the fliR gene encoding flagellar biosynthetic protein FliR — translation MFDIGLLQIEQMVADFLWPLFRIAAFFMAIPMIGSGLVPPRIRLGLAIGVTVLLLPVLPPMPSFAAFSVESYLVIAQQILIGAAMGFMVQLLLQVFVVGGQLISTQMGLGFASVSDPVNGVSVVVLSQFYLQLVMLLFLAMNGHLVMIDVLARSFEQIPVGMSGLSPEIFSEIVRTGGWMFAAALMMALPPVTALLIINFSFGIITKAAPQLNIFAIGFPFTMLMGLLIAWVSLGGFLGQYQRIAEYALELISITFLGGG, via the coding sequence ATGTTCGATATAGGGCTGCTGCAAATCGAGCAGATGGTGGCAGATTTCCTCTGGCCTCTGTTTCGTATCGCCGCCTTCTTTATGGCCATTCCCATGATCGGCAGTGGTCTGGTGCCGCCGCGCATTCGCCTGGGGCTGGCGATCGGGGTCACAGTGTTGCTGTTGCCAGTGCTGCCGCCCATGCCATCCTTTGCAGCCTTTTCCGTCGAAAGTTACCTGGTGATCGCCCAGCAGATCCTTATTGGCGCCGCCATGGGCTTTATGGTGCAGCTGTTGCTGCAGGTGTTTGTTGTGGGCGGGCAGCTGATCTCAACCCAGATGGGGCTGGGCTTTGCATCGGTGTCGGATCCGGTCAATGGCGTCTCGGTGGTGGTGCTGAGCCAGTTCTATCTGCAGCTGGTGATGTTGCTGTTTCTTGCCATGAATGGCCATCTGGTGATGATCGATGTGCTGGCGCGCAGTTTCGAGCAGATCCCGGTAGGTATGTCGGGCCTGAGTCCGGAGATCTTTTCTGAAATAGTGCGCACCGGTGGCTGGATGTTCGCCGCCGCCCTGATGATGGCGCTGCCGCCGGTGACGGCCTTGCTGATCATCAACTTTTCCTTTGGCATTATCACCAAGGCCGCGCCCCAGCTGAATATCTTCGCTATCGGCTTCCCCTTTACCATGCTGATGGGGCTGCTGATTGCCTGGGTCAGCCTGGGCGGTTTTCTGGGGCAGTATCAGCGCATCGCCGAGTATGCGCTGGAGCTGATCAGCATCACTTTCCTGGGTGGCGGCTGA